A genome region from Nocardia sp. NBC_00565 includes the following:
- a CDS encoding ABC transporter substrate-binding protein produces the protein MKKTRLLWWAAPVLAAALALTSCSADSTSGGPESVGPVKVSDGGLKGDPILIGSICSCTGPAAASVGHTADVLQAWVSWANDHGGVNGHPVKLVSYDDEQNPTTALAVAKKLVEQDKVVAIVGQTSLVSSSWQNYVDSKGIPVIGGQPVDAPFITDPNFFASGTTLPVLMLGEVAQAKQAGAKTLGVYYCAEIPVCEQLPQMLKPMAEQAGLGFSAEKVAIAAPNYIAPCLAFKEKGVDAVFPGVSVEAISRIAASCAQQGYKPIQAPTGVSLQRAWAADPNFEGSIFAGSNALYTDDSIPAIKDFGDALDKYIPGLRGSGDFSAPLLWPWAGGQLFLAAAKAANLSPSSTSADAIKGLRTLREETLDGLAPPLTFTEGQPAFPLCYFTGNTKDGVFHSANGGKPTCIDQATAAALMKALTPS, from the coding sequence ATGAAGAAAACAAGGTTGCTGTGGTGGGCCGCGCCGGTGCTTGCGGCGGCCCTCGCGCTCACGTCGTGTTCCGCCGACTCGACCAGCGGCGGGCCCGAATCCGTTGGCCCGGTGAAGGTTTCCGACGGCGGACTGAAGGGCGATCCGATCCTCATCGGGTCGATTTGCAGCTGCACCGGCCCGGCCGCCGCGTCGGTGGGACACACCGCCGATGTATTGCAGGCCTGGGTGTCGTGGGCCAACGATCACGGCGGAGTCAATGGGCACCCGGTCAAGCTCGTCTCATACGACGACGAGCAGAATCCGACAACAGCACTGGCCGTCGCGAAGAAACTGGTCGAACAGGACAAGGTGGTCGCCATCGTCGGCCAGACCAGCCTGGTCAGTTCGAGTTGGCAGAACTATGTCGACAGCAAGGGCATTCCGGTCATCGGCGGACAGCCGGTCGATGCCCCGTTCATCACCGATCCGAACTTCTTCGCCTCCGGAACCACGCTGCCGGTGTTGATGCTGGGTGAGGTAGCCCAGGCCAAGCAGGCGGGCGCGAAGACCCTCGGCGTCTACTACTGTGCCGAAATCCCGGTCTGCGAGCAGCTTCCGCAGATGCTGAAACCGATGGCCGAACAGGCCGGTCTGGGATTCTCAGCGGAGAAAGTCGCGATTGCCGCGCCGAACTATATCGCGCCCTGTCTGGCATTCAAGGAAAAAGGTGTCGACGCCGTATTCCCAGGCGTCTCTGTCGAGGCGATTTCGCGCATCGCGGCATCGTGTGCGCAGCAAGGTTACAAACCGATTCAGGCTCCTACCGGCGTGAGCCTGCAGCGAGCCTGGGCCGCCGACCCGAACTTCGAGGGCAGCATCTTCGCGGGCTCGAACGCGCTGTACACCGATGACTCGATTCCGGCCATCAAGGACTTCGGTGACGCCCTCGACAAATACATTCCCGGCCTTCGGGGCAGCGGGGACTTCAGCGCGCCGCTGTTGTGGCCGTGGGCAGGTGGGCAGCTGTTCCTGGCGGCGGCCAAAGCAGCCAACCTCTCGCCGTCTTCGACGAGCGCGGATGCGATCAAGGGACTGCGCACATTGCGCGAGGAGACCCTCGACGGTCTCGCCCCGCCGCTGACCTTCACCGAAGGCCAACCGGCGTTCCCGCTGTGTTACTTCACCGGAAACACCAAAGACGGTGTATTCCACTCCGCCAACGGTGGTAAGCCGACGTGCATCGACCAGGCAACTGCCGCTGCGCTGATGAAGGCACTCACGCCGTCGTAG
- a CDS encoding ABC transporter permease subunit, with amino-acid sequence MADLLPFVIAGIVSGSVYGLAATGLVLTYKTSGVFNFAHGAMATVSAYAFYTLHVIDGVVWQLALAICVLGIGPAMGLALELVARVVDRATLELRIAATVGILLVVQAGATLYYGQTTTRIVPIFLPQGGFAAFGVQVQWSDVATFGVAVLATAALSAALRFTRGGIAMRAVVGNAALLDLAGTSSVRTRRSAWCVGTGLASLSGVLFAPLIPLDPMQLTLLVVQAFGAAAIGRFTSLPWSFGGGLLIGVLAALATHYFTSGPAAGVPAALPFLALFLVLLLMPRRYLLDRDRAVRRIRSGWTAPPALQSAGGVVVLVVLALVPLFAGIHLTDWTVALAMTLVFLSLGLLVRTSGQVSLCHMAFTAIGACAFSHLAVDQQLPWPLALIGCGLVVVPIGAVLSIPAIRLSGLYLALATFGFGVVLQMMFYSEPYMFGTSGLGLKMPRPSVFGLDSDPSFYRLVLVLATLGTLIVVALDKSRLGRLLRGLAESPTALRTSGVTIEVTRVLVFCVSAFLAALGGALTGMAQTTASAANYQPLQSVTYFAVIVIVVGREPWYPLLAAVALILVPSYVQVAGMSLWLQVVFGILVVLRAATASRLEVPGPIRSWLDNAFRGNRSSAVFAAEPATEQPATVLDVHDLSVRFGGVVAVDGLSFDAHTGRITGLIGPNGAGKTTTFDACTGLVQADAGEVRLQDLVISRASTARRARLGIGRTFQQTELFDSLTVAENVAMGAEGPLAGANPLAQLVSARGQARRVRAATAAAMALCGIESIADSRVGALSTGQRRLVELARCLAGPYRILLLDEPSAGLDRSETARFGQILRQVVAARGVGIVLVEHDMSLVLEICEEIFVLDFGRLIFRGSPAQVRASEVVQHAYLGEPVTDGRRMTEPVA; translated from the coding sequence GTGGCGGATCTCTTACCGTTCGTGATCGCCGGAATTGTATCCGGCTCGGTTTATGGGCTGGCCGCAACGGGTTTGGTGCTCACTTATAAGACGTCGGGGGTGTTCAATTTCGCCCACGGCGCTATGGCCACTGTGTCGGCGTACGCGTTCTACACGCTGCACGTCATCGATGGTGTCGTATGGCAGCTCGCCCTGGCGATTTGTGTTCTCGGGATCGGTCCGGCCATGGGTTTGGCACTGGAATTGGTGGCCCGCGTCGTCGACCGGGCGACATTGGAACTACGGATCGCCGCGACGGTCGGCATTCTGCTGGTTGTCCAGGCGGGGGCGACTCTGTACTACGGGCAGACGACGACGCGCATCGTTCCGATCTTCCTGCCCCAGGGCGGATTCGCCGCCTTCGGTGTGCAGGTGCAGTGGTCGGATGTAGCAACGTTCGGCGTCGCGGTACTCGCGACCGCCGCGTTATCGGCCGCGCTGCGGTTCACCCGAGGTGGCATCGCGATGCGCGCGGTCGTCGGGAATGCGGCATTGCTGGATCTGGCCGGGACGAGCTCGGTGCGCACGCGACGATCGGCCTGGTGTGTCGGCACTGGTTTGGCATCGCTGTCCGGGGTGCTGTTCGCGCCGTTGATTCCGCTCGATCCCATGCAGTTGACATTGCTGGTCGTCCAGGCGTTCGGAGCGGCGGCCATCGGCCGATTCACCAGTCTGCCTTGGAGTTTCGGCGGTGGACTGCTGATCGGGGTGCTCGCCGCGTTGGCTACGCACTACTTCACCAGCGGGCCGGCCGCGGGAGTTCCCGCCGCATTGCCGTTTTTGGCGCTGTTCCTCGTATTGCTGCTCATGCCGCGTCGCTACCTGTTGGACCGGGACCGGGCGGTCCGCCGGATCCGGTCCGGCTGGACTGCTCCACCGGCGTTGCAATCCGCGGGTGGGGTCGTGGTGTTGGTGGTGCTGGCGCTGGTTCCGTTGTTCGCCGGCATCCACTTGACGGATTGGACGGTGGCGCTGGCGATGACGCTCGTCTTTCTGTCGCTCGGTCTGTTGGTCCGTACGTCCGGTCAAGTCTCGCTGTGCCACATGGCTTTCACCGCGATCGGAGCCTGCGCGTTCTCGCACCTGGCTGTCGATCAGCAGTTGCCGTGGCCGCTCGCGCTCATCGGCTGCGGTCTGGTGGTGGTACCGATCGGTGCGGTGTTGTCGATTCCGGCCATTCGCCTCAGCGGCCTGTATCTGGCGTTGGCGACCTTCGGATTCGGCGTCGTACTTCAGATGATGTTCTACAGCGAGCCCTATATGTTCGGCACCAGTGGTCTGGGCCTGAAAATGCCGCGCCCCAGCGTATTCGGACTCGACTCCGATCCGTCGTTCTACCGTCTCGTGCTGGTGCTGGCCACGCTGGGCACGCTGATTGTGGTGGCGTTGGACAAGAGCAGGCTCGGACGATTGCTCCGGGGTCTGGCCGAATCGCCGACCGCGCTGCGGACCAGTGGTGTCACAATCGAAGTCACCCGCGTTCTCGTCTTCTGCGTTTCGGCATTTCTTGCCGCATTGGGTGGCGCACTCACCGGAATGGCCCAGACCACCGCCTCGGCGGCAAACTACCAGCCGCTGCAATCGGTAACTTATTTCGCGGTCATTGTCATCGTGGTGGGCCGGGAGCCGTGGTATCCGCTGCTGGCCGCGGTGGCGCTCATCCTGGTGCCGTCCTATGTCCAAGTCGCCGGAATGTCGCTGTGGCTCCAGGTCGTGTTCGGCATCCTGGTGGTGCTGCGTGCCGCCACCGCGAGCCGCCTGGAGGTGCCCGGCCCGATTCGATCCTGGCTGGACAACGCGTTTCGCGGCAACCGGTCCTCGGCGGTCTTCGCGGCGGAACCCGCCACCGAACAGCCCGCAACAGTGCTGGACGTCCACGATCTTTCGGTTCGCTTCGGCGGCGTCGTGGCAGTCGATGGCCTCTCGTTCGACGCGCACACCGGGCGGATCACCGGACTGATCGGCCCTAACGGGGCGGGCAAGACCACCACGTTCGATGCCTGCACCGGTCTCGTCCAGGCCGACGCCGGCGAGGTGCGACTGCAGGACCTGGTGATCAGCCGAGCCTCGACCGCGCGCCGGGCGCGGCTGGGCATCGGGCGAACCTTTCAACAGACGGAACTGTTCGACTCCCTCACCGTCGCCGAAAACGTCGCGATGGGCGCCGAAGGTCCACTCGCCGGGGCAAACCCGCTGGCCCAACTGGTCTCGGCGCGCGGACAGGCCCGGCGGGTGCGCGCCGCGACGGCCGCCGCCATGGCGTTGTGCGGTATCGAATCCATCGCGGATTCTCGCGTCGGTGCACTGTCCACCGGACAACGAAGACTGGTCGAGCTCGCCAGATGTCTGGCCGGGCCGTACCGGATCCTGTTGCTCGACGAGCCGAGTGCGGGCCTCGATCGTTCGGAAACCGCGCGCTTCGGGCAGATCCTGCGGCAGGTCGTCGCCGCACGTGGCGTCGGAATCGTTCTGGTAGAGCACGACATGTCGCTGGTGCTCGAGATCTGCGAGGAGATCTTCGTGCTCGACTTCGGTCGCCTGATATTCCGGGGCTCGCCCGCGCAGGTGCGGGCGTCGGAAGTGGTGCAGCACGCCTACCTCGGCGAGCCGGTCACCGACGGACGCCGGATGACGGAGCCCGTCGCATGA
- a CDS encoding aldehyde dehydrogenase family protein, which yields MFVHIDALGPSGVYRSRERKPLVSLAGTRVGEISQVPPLYVRRTLAAMRDAPVLPGAERSAALDKAADLFLHGEIGGLDPDGYARLVSTASGVPVGVVRQSIEWVTDVLRSQRSTLELAMPRGAVRDWHDPRTLAGSAVWTRKGELFAVHAAGNTPAVHGLWPEALAMGYKVAVRPSTREPFTAFRLVSALRDSGFPPETVTLLPTDYAAADVMVAEADFAIVYGGQDVVDKYSASPRVLTQGPGRSKILVTTDVDWREHLDLLAGSVSHLGGTACTCATAILVEGDPEPVAQAVAEKLRAVPSLPPSDPEAILTVQPIESARAVDRYLHTVAADARAFLGGDTIVDELSSGGAVLRPAVHLVDRSTAPQLNVELPFPCVWVGPWRPEEGVAPLRDSLVLTAMTTRRDLIDELLNEPSITNLYLGDNATTWLRPGVPHDGYLGEHLMRTKGMIRSEM from the coding sequence ATGTTCGTCCATATCGATGCACTCGGACCGTCGGGTGTGTATCGCTCCCGTGAGCGCAAACCATTGGTCTCGCTCGCCGGTACGCGGGTCGGTGAGATCAGCCAGGTTCCGCCGCTGTATGTGCGGCGAACGCTGGCGGCGATGCGCGATGCGCCGGTGCTGCCCGGTGCCGAACGATCGGCGGCATTGGACAAGGCCGCCGATCTGTTCCTGCACGGGGAGATCGGTGGTCTCGATCCGGATGGCTACGCGCGACTCGTATCGACCGCGTCGGGTGTTCCGGTCGGCGTGGTCCGGCAGTCGATCGAGTGGGTCACGGATGTGCTCCGGTCGCAGCGATCGACGCTCGAGCTGGCGATGCCGCGCGGTGCGGTGCGCGACTGGCACGATCCGCGGACCCTTGCCGGATCGGCCGTCTGGACCCGCAAGGGTGAGCTGTTCGCCGTGCACGCCGCGGGCAATACGCCCGCGGTGCACGGGCTGTGGCCCGAGGCGCTCGCGATGGGTTACAAAGTGGCCGTTCGCCCTTCGACCCGGGAGCCGTTCACGGCATTCCGGTTGGTCAGCGCGCTGCGCGACTCGGGGTTCCCACCCGAGACCGTGACGTTGCTGCCGACCGACTACGCCGCGGCCGACGTAATGGTCGCCGAGGCCGATTTCGCCATCGTCTACGGCGGCCAAGACGTCGTCGACAAATACTCCGCCAGCCCACGGGTCCTGACGCAGGGCCCGGGCCGTTCGAAAATCCTGGTGACCACGGATGTCGACTGGCGCGAGCACCTCGACCTGCTCGCGGGTTCGGTCAGTCACCTCGGCGGAACCGCGTGTACCTGCGCTACCGCGATACTCGTCGAAGGCGATCCTGAGCCCGTCGCCCAGGCGGTCGCCGAAAAACTACGTGCTGTCCCGAGCCTCCCGCCCAGTGATCCCGAGGCAATTCTCACAGTCCAACCCATCGAATCCGCGCGAGCGGTCGACCGCTATCTGCACACGGTCGCCGCGGATGCGCGGGCCTTCCTGGGGGGCGACACCATCGTGGACGAGTTGTCCTCCGGTGGCGCGGTACTGCGCCCGGCGGTCCATCTCGTCGACCGCAGCACCGCGCCTCAGCTCAATGTCGAACTACCGTTCCCATGTGTCTGGGTGGGACCGTGGCGACCGGAGGAAGGTGTTGCGCCGCTGCGGGATTCGCTGGTGCTCACCGCGATGACCACCCGGCGTGACCTGATCGACGAACTCCTGAACGAGCCGTCGATCACCAACCTCTACCTCGGCGACAACGCCACCACCTGGCTACGACCCGGCGTGCCGCACGACGGCTACCTCGGCGAACACCTCATGCGCACCAAAGGGATGATCCGCTCCGAGATGTAA
- a CDS encoding ABC transporter ATP-binding protein has translation MTGTDYALELRSITAGYGTTIVLHDVDLAVAPRSVVALLGPNGAGKSTLLRVASGLLQARSGMVSIGGADLTRARPVRRARAGLCLIPEGRGVFADLTVRENLRLLTPPWRRVSADAVLDVFPALRAKLDQPAGSLSGGQQQMLALGRAWLADPSVVLLDEVSMGLAPLVVDEIFAALGELRTTGSAIVLVEQYVDHAMTMADHVVLLSRGTVAFAGPAADIDRDAVLQNYLGIDGGHTDLPALPAGHPPGTAAGPWA, from the coding sequence ATGACCGGCACCGACTACGCGCTCGAATTGCGCTCGATCACTGCGGGATACGGCACCACGATCGTGCTCCACGACGTCGACCTCGCGGTTGCACCTCGATCGGTCGTGGCGCTGCTCGGGCCGAACGGTGCCGGAAAGTCGACGCTGCTGCGGGTGGCCTCCGGACTACTTCAGGCGCGATCGGGGATGGTGTCGATAGGCGGGGCCGATCTGACCCGCGCTCGCCCGGTGCGCCGCGCCCGCGCGGGCCTGTGCTTGATCCCCGAGGGCCGAGGTGTATTCGCGGACTTGACGGTCCGGGAGAACTTGCGCCTTCTGACGCCGCCGTGGCGCCGTGTCAGCGCCGACGCCGTGCTCGATGTCTTTCCCGCGCTGCGAGCGAAGCTCGATCAGCCGGCCGGGTCCCTGTCCGGTGGACAGCAGCAGATGCTGGCACTGGGGCGCGCCTGGCTGGCCGATCCGTCGGTTGTCCTGCTCGACGAGGTGTCCATGGGCCTGGCTCCGCTGGTCGTGGACGAGATCTTCGCGGCGCTCGGCGAATTGCGTACCACCGGCTCGGCGATTGTGCTGGTCGAGCAGTACGTCGACCACGCCATGACGATGGCCGATCACGTGGTGTTGCTCAGCCGCGGCACGGTCGCGTTCGCCGGGCCCGCCGCAGATATCGACCGAGATGCCGTGCTGCAGAACTATCTCGGCATCGACGGCGGCCACACAGACTTGCCGGCGTTGCCGGCGGGACACCCACCCGGAACCGCGGCCGGGCCATGGGCGTAG
- a CDS encoding phenazine antibiotic biosynthesis protein, translated as MCSAILDIANPIADPDEYLRALMEWHFSAETGSPFWLRRARTLDFDPITDVRTFADLARFPNVINEFRDIAVEDLIPRGLEGEDRVIAGIFESGGTTGAPKRFVMFERWMEFALGWDEFHYADLGTMNTLAIAPSGPHMFGEFATRRARRHNGVKFTVDIDPRWIKRLIARGDTEEADRYAEHLIDQAADILTTQSVGILITTPPLLERLARRGDLVESVRKQVQFICWSGAHMDADSRDIFRREIFPGIPLKGLYGSTTILGMSRERPEERPDGLPVFDAPSPYIAFRVVHPDSGADVEFGERGQVVMNHLTRYALLPNNLERDLANKVEPLPGAFGCAVADVGPVKVFDDNSVIEGVY; from the coding sequence ATGTGTTCTGCCATTCTCGATATCGCCAACCCCATCGCCGATCCGGACGAATATCTCCGCGCATTGATGGAGTGGCACTTCAGCGCCGAGACCGGTAGCCCCTTTTGGCTGCGCCGGGCCCGGACCCTGGACTTCGATCCGATCACCGATGTCCGCACCTTCGCCGATCTGGCCCGATTTCCCAATGTCATCAATGAGTTTCGGGATATCGCCGTCGAAGACCTGATTCCGCGGGGGCTCGAAGGCGAGGATCGCGTGATCGCCGGGATATTCGAAAGCGGTGGCACGACGGGTGCGCCCAAGCGGTTCGTGATGTTCGAGCGGTGGATGGAATTCGCGCTCGGTTGGGACGAATTCCACTACGCCGACCTGGGCACGATGAATACGTTGGCGATCGCGCCGAGCGGGCCACATATGTTCGGTGAGTTCGCGACTCGCCGCGCCCGGCGGCACAACGGTGTCAAGTTCACCGTCGATATCGATCCCCGGTGGATCAAGCGGCTGATCGCGCGCGGCGATACCGAGGAAGCCGATCGGTATGCCGAGCATCTCATCGATCAGGCCGCCGATATCTTGACCACCCAGTCCGTCGGAATCCTGATCACGACACCGCCGCTGCTCGAGCGCCTCGCCCGACGCGGTGACCTCGTCGAGTCGGTGCGTAAGCAGGTCCAGTTCATCTGCTGGAGTGGTGCGCATATGGACGCTGACTCGCGAGATATCTTCCGGCGGGAGATCTTTCCCGGCATTCCGTTGAAGGGTCTGTACGGAAGCACGACCATTCTCGGGATGTCGCGCGAGCGGCCGGAGGAGCGGCCCGACGGGTTGCCGGTATTCGACGCCCCCAGCCCTTACATCGCATTCCGCGTCGTACACCCCGATTCCGGTGCCGACGTGGAATTCGGTGAACGCGGACAGGTGGTGATGAACCACCTCACCAGATACGCGTTGCTGCCGAACAATCTCGAACGCGATCTGGCGAACAAGGTCGAGCCGTTACCCGGTGCGTTCGGCTGCGCGGTGGCCGATGTCGGACCGGTCAAGGTTTTCGATGACAACTCCGTGATCGAGGGCGTGTACTGA
- a CDS encoding cytochrome P450 family protein has translation MTEPVIQLPTPGETVLQTYERIRERGPIVPIEFPGGVAVWAAVSHRAASELLAGDGTLFSKNAKKCPALHDGTIPADWPMRTLTDMDHMLNKDGEEHRRLRKTISKAFTPARVAALEPRIQRITTELIDAFPLDNSPVDLVSAFNTPLPVRVICELFGVPGDEQELIRDWSTTLVSHTSTAEQMQTAMQAMTAYLAELIERKRRTPGDDLTSALLESDGSGLTADEMVGMLWLAIVAGHETTVHLLGNAIITLCTHPAQLAKARTEDRWNDVVEEVLRYRSSVFTANLRWPLRDVTIAGVDIPAGALITWYGGVGRDPEHYPDADTFDIDHDHRDQLAFGRGPHVCLGAPLARLEIRIALSTLFGRFPQLSLACDPDELPYPPQMMTSGPLCLPVHLKPIA, from the coding sequence ATGACCGAACCTGTCATCCAGCTGCCCACCCCCGGCGAGACGGTCTTGCAGACCTATGAACGCATCCGCGAGCGCGGTCCGATCGTTCCCATCGAATTTCCTGGGGGTGTTGCGGTGTGGGCGGCGGTCAGTCATCGCGCCGCCAGCGAGCTGCTCGCCGGTGACGGAACGCTCTTCAGCAAGAATGCCAAGAAGTGCCCAGCACTGCACGATGGCACCATCCCGGCCGATTGGCCGATGCGCACCCTCACCGACATGGACCACATGCTCAACAAGGACGGTGAGGAGCACCGACGGTTACGCAAGACGATCAGTAAGGCATTCACACCCGCCAGAGTGGCTGCGCTCGAACCTCGTATCCAGCGAATCACCACCGAACTCATCGACGCCTTCCCCCTCGACAACAGCCCGGTCGATCTCGTCTCCGCATTCAACACCCCGCTCCCCGTGCGGGTGATCTGCGAGCTGTTCGGGGTACCCGGAGACGAACAAGAACTGATCCGGGACTGGAGCACCACGCTCGTATCGCATACCAGCACCGCCGAGCAGATGCAGACAGCGATGCAGGCGATGACCGCGTACCTCGCGGAGTTGATCGAGCGCAAACGGCGCACGCCCGGAGACGATCTCACCTCGGCGCTGCTCGAGTCCGACGGGAGTGGCCTGACAGCCGACGAGATGGTGGGCATGCTGTGGTTGGCGATCGTGGCTGGGCACGAGACAACCGTGCACCTGCTCGGCAACGCGATCATCACGCTGTGCACCCACCCCGCACAGCTGGCCAAAGCCCGCACCGAGGACCGGTGGAACGATGTCGTGGAGGAGGTCCTGCGCTACCGCTCGTCGGTGTTCACCGCCAATCTCCGCTGGCCCCTGCGGGATGTCACGATCGCCGGAGTCGACATTCCCGCGGGTGCGCTCATCACGTGGTACGGCGGAGTCGGCCGGGATCCGGAGCACTATCCCGATGCCGATACCTTCGATATCGACCACGATCACCGCGATCAGCTGGCCTTCGGCCGCGGGCCGCATGTCTGTCTCGGCGCGCCCCTGGCCCGCCTGGAGATCCGTATCGCATTGTCCACACTCTTCGGCCGATTCCCCCAATTGAGCCTGGCCTGCGATCCCGACGAGCTCCCGTACCCGCCCCAGATGATGACGTCCGGACCGCTGTGCCTCCCGGTGCATTTGAAACCCATTGCGTGA